The stretch of DNA TACCAGAACTTTTCGGTGCAGGGTTTGGCGTGCCTTAGATTAGAGTTGTCCTTGGTTGCGCGAGCGATCTTGTGTTCTTGTTGGCAGCCAAAGAAGACAATACACTATCGAATTTTGTGTTCATGTCATAATGTCAGTCCATAGGTTATGCTATACTTCTTACCCTTGTCAACGCGGCATGGCCGTGAAGCATCCTCGACGTGTGGCTCCATAAGGGGTGTGGGGTTACCACGACACTCAGATGGCTCTATTCTTTGCCCTTTTCTTGTTCACTGTCATCATTAAAGTCTCCTTCCACATCAACAATAGCCTCCTCATTCAGGGTTTGGGACTTCAGCAGCATCACATGCCTTAGCAGCAGCTTGAAGAGCAGCCAAATATTGTTCGTCATTCATTGTTTTGCTTTCAAACACAACTCAGTGAAGGATTAAAATACCTTGGGATAACTAATATTGTGAAGGCTCCACTGTGGGCTTCAAACTGTTTAacctaaaatttatttattaggGAAACTAGTTGAACTTTTTTGACAGAAATCTTTATCAACGCAATTAATTCAAATATTGGTAATCATTTGATTAAGTAATCGATGCAGTAAATAGCAATCAAAATAATAAACacaataattaattataattaaagaACTGAATAATAAAAATCTCCTCGAACGGTGATGGATATTGCTTAATGAATGAACAATTATTTGCTTTGCAAAAAACAGTATAGAGTAATATTGTATTCATGCGAAAAATTAGATAAGGTACAATTATAATAGAATAAATGTAATTGACCTCACTAACTAACTTCCCTAACCCTATGCACAACTTAGTTGTTATTAGTGTGGAGATTGTGAGCTCCTAATAAGATAGAATCTGATCCCTTAAATCTCGAGTTTTCGACGTTATCATCTACCTCTGTTGCTCGACCATTTTGAATCATGTTCGGGGGAGATTATTTGAATAGTGATTTGTAGGGCATAATTGAGATCTTTTCCTGATATATCTCTCCAAAATTTTTATTCATACGGTGACCTGATCGATCAAGAGTAACTCATGAGTCGCTTTGCTTATTCCAAAGTAAAACTCTCTTTATCATATTTCACTAATACatacaacattaataagaaGTAAAAACTTGAAATATTCACCTTCTTTATAGTGCCAccagattcaaaggatatttcaattattttaataGAAAAAGTTTTATCAATGTTATTTTATCAAATgctttaataatttttttttttaaacttcaaCACTTATATCTAAATGCATAactacttatttataaaatcagcGCCAACATTTAAAAGTGTTTTTGTTACTTAAAATCCAGCTAATCAAAacagctttttaaaaaaattatgttacataaattgggattaAAAATTACTCCATTTGAATTCTTCAAAGTGTACCTAGTAAATTAATTACTTGTGAAATTCGTAATCTATTCCTGTTGTCGGATGtgacataaatacataaattagTTGGTTGTTTTCCACCAATTCTCACTGTCAAAGAGTGAAGTAAAGGGTGAGGCCGGCCTAAGTAGCCGAATTGCCACCTGGCAAACAAGAACCACTTTTCTTGGTCTCAACCTCCCTTAATAATATAAATCCACTCTCTTCATAAATTCTCgtctccaatttttcttttttcctaaatCAGCCATCCATAAGTGAAACAAATCAATGAAGAACAGATTTTTCCTCTGTTTTCGACCTATTAACGTTGCTGAGGATTCTGTTATTCTCAAACATCGGTCTTCTGTAAAAAGACATCACAAAGAAGATTCAACTGTAagtcctctttttctttttgaatatcGGAAACAGCCTTCTACCTTCTAAATTAGGGATAAGATGTGCATATACTCTACCatctccagaccccactttgtgaaattacactaggtgtgttgttgttgatatactTTCTATCACTTATTTAATAGAGTACCTAGTGAAAAGGAATTAGCTTTCAGGAAATTGTGTAGCTAAATGATAAAATCTGTTGTTAATCCTTTTTTAAGGAGAGACCAGCACAACTAATAAGCTATGCATAATGATATGTGATGCATGCTTTGACTTGAGAGGCTAGCTTAACTGGTCGATTTCCAGTTGATTGCTTTGACTTGAGTTTTACGTCTTATTTTTAAGCGTGTCTACTATTTATTGATTGCCTCAACCAATTGCGTCTATTTTAGGATTGGCGACAGATTATCAAAAAAATCTGTTAGCTATGAACTATTTTGCGGCAGAttagctacaaaatttatagctaaattcagttttttttttttttttgtaagtcTTATGTCTTTTCATGGTTAAATCTTGACTGTGGTgccttcactttaattttgCAGTTGAAAACAAAAGGCAAGAGGAGTACTAGGAGAGACAAGTCATTAAAGAAAGCAGGCTCTTCATCATCTGTACTTTCCTATTCAACTTCAtctttatcatcatcatcatcatcatcttcttgttCTACTACTGAAGATGAGTTATTATCAAGATCAAATTCATCAAGTTCATATGATCAGAAAGAAGCTAAAAATGGTTCAGCAGAATGTGACAAAGTCTATTATTCTAGTTCGTTTTGGgtatatttgtttattttcattttatgttTGCTTATCTATATTGGTAAGGTCTATGCAATAGTTGTAACGTCATTCGGAGTTATGTTTTTCACCTTAGTTGGAAACCGGAAATTGGAAAATCGTATGTAGTTGCTGGAACTGAAACAAGAAAACAGAGGCAAAATTAAGGAAAATCCCTCTCTACTCATGAGCATGGTAAATTAACATTTACTAATTTCagagtcctttttttttcttttacatattTTTCAATCTTTAGTACGAACTTCTTGTGGGTTGTGTTAACAATTGCGGAGCTTAAATTTTAACTAAcaggttcaaaatataaaaaatcaaaatataaaaaataaatatacacTCAAACCtctaaatatgatttttattaaagcaaaaaataaattcaacatatgtaatatataaataaaacataatttttgaTGTTCTTggctaatcttagctaaaaaaatgacataattaaattataatatatattaacaAATGAAGATATAATACTATGTAAGTCGGTGTGTTTGACAGACACATTTGAGGATGAGTTCGGgggtttttatatttattatttttttgaaattaaagttaaagaaattcaatatatgtaatatataaataaaacataatttttaaTGTTCTTCGCACTAAGCGTATTATATTTGTAgaattataagtttcatatttattatttattgaaattaaataaactttatacataaatttatttttcacatTGAAAATATTAAGTGTAGATGATACTGGTACCATAAAGGTTGGATCTGACCCTGCTTAGTGCTTACTGCTTAGGAATCATCTCCTATCCTAAAGGGTCGTTGGGCTGACGGATGGGACATACaataatatttcatgagttGGGATATTTCATGGAATTATTTATCTCACCTTATATATAGGATAACTCATCGCACCATTGATTTTCGGACTACATAATATCCATTATCAAACGcaggataaaataatctcataaaatatTCCGAAATTATTATTCTTGTCCCACCAACCTAATGATCCACAAGGGATGTGATGAGATCGTTAGCATTCTTTCATCATTGAATAGAAATTACAAATTTAAATATTGAGAATGAATAATCTTTCGATAGGAAGTGTTTGATCTTATTTATAAGTTTACTGGTAACAAATCTATATTAGTTAGGTTAGCCAGTTTCAAATA from Lycium ferocissimum isolate CSIRO_LF1 unplaced genomic scaffold, AGI_CSIRO_Lferr_CH_V1 ctg3230, whole genome shotgun sequence encodes:
- the LOC132044011 gene encoding uncharacterized protein LOC132044011 is translated as MKNRFFLCFRPINVAEDSVILKHRSSVKRHHKEDSTLKTKGKRSTRRDKSLKKAGSSSSVLSYSTSSLSSSSSSSSCSTTEDELLSRSNSSSSYDQKEAKNGSAECDKVYYSSSFWVYLFIFILCLLIYIGKVYAIVVTSFGVMFFTLVGNRKLENRM